Proteins from a genomic interval of Diospyros lotus cultivar Yz01 chromosome 6, ASM1463336v1, whole genome shotgun sequence:
- the LOC127803130 gene encoding stress enhanced protein 2, chloroplastic, translating into MATAVRPVFCELKSTKPAVSLPVQRVRGSELLPTTKDNVKIVLQPRLCTLRSYGSDRAGVIKPRKDGRDDEASPFFATLSDYIESSRKSQDIETISGRLAMIVFAATVTREVVTGSSVFSKMDLQGIAETAGVCFAAVACAATFAWFSYARNRVGRIFSTRCSSLIDALIDQIIDGLFYESELTDWSDEI; encoded by the exons ATGGCGACGGCCGTCCGGCCGGTGTTCTGCGAGCTCAAGTCCACTAAACCGGCGGTCTCCCTCCCTGTTCAGAGAGTCAGGGGCTCCGAGCTGTTGCCGACGACCAAGGATAACGTGAAGATCGTCTTGCAGCCTCGCCTCTGCACTCTCCGATCGTACGGATCCGACCGCGCCGGCGTGATCAAGCCTAGAAAGGACGGACGCGACGACGAAGCTTCTCCGTTCTTCGCGACGCTGTCGGACTACATCGAGAGCTCCAGGAAGAGCCAGGACATCGAGACCATCTCCGGCCGCCTCGCCATG ATTGTGTTTGCGGCGACGGTGACGCGGGAGGTGGTGACGGGGAGCTCGGTGTTCAGCAAGATGGACTTGCAAGGGATCGCCGAGACGGCGGGCGTGTGCTTCGCGGCCGTGGCCTGCGCGGCGACCTTTGCTTGGTTTTCGTACGCGCGAAACAGAGTGGGGCGAATTTTCTCCACCAGATGCAGCAGTTTGATCGATGCGTTGATTGACCAGATTATTGATGGCTTGTTCTATGAGAGCGAACTAACCGATTGGTCCGATGAGATTTGA